A single window of Mugil cephalus isolate CIBA_MC_2020 chromosome 1, CIBA_Mcephalus_1.1, whole genome shotgun sequence DNA harbors:
- the LOC124995475 gene encoding glycerol-3-phosphate dehydrogenase [NAD(+)], cytoplasmic, with translation MGGSVSPLGRANKIRVAVCCGLHNRTAVSAASPSTQRVYLFTMAAPKKVCIVGSGNWGSAIAKIVGANAAQNSKFDSTVKMWVFEEMVNGRKLTEIINTDHENVKYLPGHKLPANVVAVPDLVEASSDADILVFVIPHQFIGRACDTIKGKIKSDALGMSLIKGVDEGPDGLKLISDVIQEKLGITMSVLMGANIANEVADEKFCETTIGCKNKNHGALLKELMQTDNFRVTVVEEYDVVEICGALKNIVAVGAGFCDGLGFGDNTKAAVIRLGLMEMIAFARIFCTAGPVSSATFLESCGVADLITTCYGGRNRKVAEAFVKTGKSIEELEKEMLNGQKLQGPATAAEVYLILKHKNLIDKFPLFNAVYQICFQGHPVTEFISCLQNHPEHM, from the exons ATGGGCGGGTCGGTGTCTCCCCTCGGTCGGGCCAATAAAATCAGAGTGGCCGTCTGCTGTGGCTTACATAACCGGACTGCAGTCAGCGCAGCTTCGCCTTCCACTCAGCGGGTGTACCTCTTCACAATGGCAGCTCCGAAGAAAGTCTGCATCGTGGGCTCTGGAAACTG gGGCTCTGCTATTGCCAAGATCGTGGGTGCCAATGCTGCTCAGAATTCAAAATTTGACAGCACCGTAAAGATGTGGGTGTTTGAGGAGATGGTGAACGGACGCAAGCTCACTGAAATAATCAACACTGACCATGAAAATGTGAAGTATCTTCCCGGACACAAGCTGCCAGCTAATGTG GTGGCGGTGCCGGATCTGGTGGAGGCGTCCAGCGATGCGgatattttagtgtttgtgaTTCCACACCAGTTTATCGGGAGAGCGTGTGACACCATTAAGGGCAAAATAAAGAGCGACGCACTGGGAATGTCTCTTATCAAG GGGGTTGACGAGGGGCCAGATGGACTCAAACTCATCTCCGATGTGATCCAGGAGAAGCTCGGTATCACCATGAGTGTGCTGATGGGCGCCAACATTGCAAATGAGGTTGCTGATGAGAAGTTTTGTGAGACCACAATCG GCTGTAAGAATAAAAACCACGGAGCTCTGCTGAAGGAACTCATGCAGACTGACAACTTCAGGGTCACTGTAGTGGAGGAGTACGATGTGGTGGAAATATGTGGAGCCCTGAAG AACATCGTTGCTGTCGGTGCAGGTTTCTGTGACGGTCTGGGCTTTGGGGACAACACCAAGGCGGCAGTGATCAGGCTGGGCCTGATGGAGATGATCGCCTTCGCCCGCATTTTCTGCACCGCCGGGCCCGTGTCCTCTGCAACCTTCCTGGAGAGCTGCGGCGTGGCCGACCTCATCACCACCTGCTACGGTGGACGCAACCGCAAAGTGGCTGAAGCTTTTGTGAAGACGGGGAAG tCCATCGAGGAACTGGAGAAAGAGATGCTAAATGGTCAGAAGCTGCAGGGACCCGCCACAGCAGCTGAGGTCTACCTCATACTGAAGCACAAAAACCTGATCGACAA GTTCCCACTGTTCAATGCAGTGTATCAGATCTGCTTCCAGGGCCACCCAGTCACCGAGTTCATAAGCTGTTTGCAGAACCACCCAGAGCACATgtag
- the LOC124995473 gene encoding zinc finger protein 180-like isoform X1, producing MSLTQYLRAFVGERLTAAAEEILGVFEKSIIQFEEEISRQRRLLDVTTKPGIKLHSIDFPQQHVHTEDLLTDQQLCNQERNFSLELEEPGPPQIKEELEELYCSQDGEQLVLKQETDAFMLTPAYESNSDKLLFHNSHVAESQDQKENKHLDSGSTTKAEPEKRHQKHRSHCNTGKTSLTCEVCAKTFKYKSQMKTHLRSHTGEKPYACNTCGKRFFQLYFMKCQERSHTDERPYCCETCGKSFRRGEYLLVHKRTHTDERPYFCNTCGKRFCAVSSLKSHRRIHKGDKTFPCQMDTKSCNSLTVDTKTRKVEKRYSCNTCGKRFTRNGNLLSHVRIHTGEKPYPCNTCERRFKDPSALKYHLRSHTGEKPYSCDSCGKKFLCLSNLNNHTRTHTGENSPETFVGN from the exons ATGTCTTTAACTCAGTATTTGAGGGCGTTTGTCGGTGAGAGGctgactgcagctgctgaagaaatattgGGGGTCTTTGAAAAATCCATCATCCAGTTCGAAGAAGAGATCAGCcgtcagcgcagactgctggaCGTCACCACAAAACCCGGTATAAAGTTACACAGCATCG ACTTTCCACAGCAACATGTTCATACAGAGGACCTACTCACTGACCAGCAGCTCTGTAACCAGGAGAGGAACTTCAGTCTGGAGCTGGAGGAACCAGGGCCTCctcagattaaagaggaactcGAGGAACTCTATTGTAGTCAGGATGGAGAGCAGCTTGTACTGAAGCAGGAGACTGATGCCTTCATGTTGACTCCTGCTTATGAATCAAACAGCGACAAGCTTTTATTCCACAACTCTCATGTAGCTGAGAGCCAagatcagaaagaaaataaacacttagACTCCGGATCAACTACAAAGGCAGAGCCGGAGAAGAGGCATCAGAAACACAGAAGTCACTGTAACACGGgtaaaacatctttaacatGTGAGGTTTGTGcaaaaacctttaaatataAGTCCCAAATGAAGACGCATCTCAGAagtcacacaggtgagaaaccataCGCTTGCAACACTTGTGGGAAAAGGTTCTTTCAGCTGTATTTTATGAAATGTCAGGAAAGGTCTCACACGGACGAGAGGCCGTATTGTTGTGAAACGTGCGGGAAAAGTTTCAGAAGAGGGGAATACTTGTTGGTCCACAAACGGACCCACACAGATGAGAGGCCATACTTTTGCAATACTTGTGGGAAAAGATTTTGTGCCGTGTCATCACTGAAGTCTCACAGGAGAATCCATAAAGGGGATAAAACATTTCCTTGCCAAATGGATACGAAAAGTTGCAATAGTTTGACGGTCGACACAAAAACTCGCAAAGTGGAGAAGCGCTATTCTTGCAACACGTGTGGAAAACGTTTCACTAGAAATGGTAACTTATTGAGCCACGTGAGGATTCACACGGGTGAGAAGCCTTACCCCTGCAACACATGCGAGAGGCGGTTTAAAGATCCGTCAGCGTTGAAATATCACTTAAGATcgcacacaggtgagaagccctACTCCTGTGACAGCTGTGGGAAAAAATTTCTTTGCTTATCAAATTTGAATAaccacacaaggacacacacagggGAGAACAGTCCTGAAACATTTGTGGGAAACTAA
- the LOC124995473 gene encoding zinc finger protein 135-like isoform X2, with the protein MKHQISPCTQYQHVHLKDFPQQHVHTEDLLTDQQLCNQERNFSLELEEPGPPQIKEELEELYCSQDGEQLVLKQETDAFMLTPAYESNSDKLLFHNSHVAESQDQKENKHLDSGSTTKAEPEKRHQKHRSHCNTGKTSLTCEVCAKTFKYKSQMKTHLRSHTGEKPYACNTCGKRFFQLYFMKCQERSHTDERPYCCETCGKSFRRGEYLLVHKRTHTDERPYFCNTCGKRFCAVSSLKSHRRIHKGDKTFPCQMDTKSCNSLTVDTKTRKVEKRYSCNTCGKRFTRNGNLLSHVRIHTGEKPYPCNTCERRFKDPSALKYHLRSHTGEKPYSCDSCGKKFLCLSNLNNHTRTHTGENSPETFVGN; encoded by the exons ATGAAACATCAAATTTCTCCATGTACACAATACCAACATGTTCACCTAAAAG ACTTTCCACAGCAACATGTTCATACAGAGGACCTACTCACTGACCAGCAGCTCTGTAACCAGGAGAGGAACTTCAGTCTGGAGCTGGAGGAACCAGGGCCTCctcagattaaagaggaactcGAGGAACTCTATTGTAGTCAGGATGGAGAGCAGCTTGTACTGAAGCAGGAGACTGATGCCTTCATGTTGACTCCTGCTTATGAATCAAACAGCGACAAGCTTTTATTCCACAACTCTCATGTAGCTGAGAGCCAagatcagaaagaaaataaacacttagACTCCGGATCAACTACAAAGGCAGAGCCGGAGAAGAGGCATCAGAAACACAGAAGTCACTGTAACACGGgtaaaacatctttaacatGTGAGGTTTGTGcaaaaacctttaaatataAGTCCCAAATGAAGACGCATCTCAGAagtcacacaggtgagaaaccataCGCTTGCAACACTTGTGGGAAAAGGTTCTTTCAGCTGTATTTTATGAAATGTCAGGAAAGGTCTCACACGGACGAGAGGCCGTATTGTTGTGAAACGTGCGGGAAAAGTTTCAGAAGAGGGGAATACTTGTTGGTCCACAAACGGACCCACACAGATGAGAGGCCATACTTTTGCAATACTTGTGGGAAAAGATTTTGTGCCGTGTCATCACTGAAGTCTCACAGGAGAATCCATAAAGGGGATAAAACATTTCCTTGCCAAATGGATACGAAAAGTTGCAATAGTTTGACGGTCGACACAAAAACTCGCAAAGTGGAGAAGCGCTATTCTTGCAACACGTGTGGAAAACGTTTCACTAGAAATGGTAACTTATTGAGCCACGTGAGGATTCACACGGGTGAGAAGCCTTACCCCTGCAACACATGCGAGAGGCGGTTTAAAGATCCGTCAGCGTTGAAATATCACTTAAGATcgcacacaggtgagaagccctACTCCTGTGACAGCTGTGGGAAAAAATTTCTTTGCTTATCAAATTTGAATAaccacacaaggacacacacagggGAGAACAGTCCTGAAACATTTGTGGGAAACTAA